A window from Cyanobacteria bacterium GSL.Bin1 encodes these proteins:
- a CDS encoding photosystem II S4 domain protein: MLPKDEILKGVENREEITRVIDVAEQAIKTWETVCTDFLSPPVAVEAQEKFSPLTDIQFVIWGGYPQAERVRMGITRAELPLDRSQVPIAALDVAGNFLFDTANHRDFLGAILGTGVVRQKVGDIVVLGERGAQILVVPELVSFLEANLTQVRSVPVKTRQIELEALKIRPPKKKEMTTVEASLRLDAVGSAAFGMSRSKMASAIAQGNVRVNWKPVNQASYSLQEGDLIAVQGKGRAEIGEVSLTKKQRYRVQLTRYL; this comes from the coding sequence ATGCTACCGAAAGATGAAATCCTCAAAGGGGTGGAAAATCGAGAAGAAATTACCCGAGTGATTGATGTTGCTGAACAAGCGATCAAAACTTGGGAAACGGTTTGCACTGATTTCCTTTCTCCCCCCGTTGCTGTAGAAGCCCAAGAAAAGTTTTCTCCGCTGACTGATATTCAGTTTGTGATCTGGGGGGGCTATCCGCAAGCGGAACGAGTGCGGATGGGAATTACTCGTGCTGAGTTACCTTTAGATCGCTCACAAGTGCCCATTGCTGCCTTAGATGTGGCAGGAAACTTTCTCTTTGATACCGCCAACCACCGGGATTTTTTAGGGGCTATTCTGGGCACTGGTGTGGTGCGGCAAAAAGTCGGTGATATTGTGGTCTTAGGAGAACGCGGGGCACAAATTTTAGTCGTTCCTGAACTGGTGTCTTTTTTAGAAGCGAATTTAACCCAGGTGCGCTCAGTTCCAGTTAAAACCCGTCAGATTGAATTAGAAGCGTTAAAAATTCGTCCGCCGAAAAAGAAAGAAATGACCACGGTGGAAGCCTCGCTACGTTTGGATGCCGTGGGTTCTGCTGCCTTTGGGATGTCACGGAGTAAAATGGCCAGCGCGATCGCGCAAGGCAATGTCCGCGTCAATTGGAAACCAGTGAATCAAGCCAGTTATTCGCTGCAAGAGGGTGATTTAATTGCTGTCCAAGGGAAAGGGCGTGCGGAAATTGGGGAAGTCTCTCTCACTAAAAAACAACGGTATCGCGTGCAATTAACCCGGTATCTCTAG